GCTCACGACAAATGATGCATTGAGTTATTTGAAGGATGTTAAGGACATGTTCCAGGATCAAAGGGAAAAATATGATAGGTTCCTTGATGTCATGAAAGATTTTAAGGCTCAAAGGTAAATAAGTTTCACTAGGTTATAGCTTCTTGCTTACTTGGGATGAAtggaatgtttttttttttttttgtaactcattatttgttttgacaGGATTGACACCGCTGGGGTCATAGCTAGGGTGAAAGAGTTGTTTAAAGGACATCCTAATCTTATACTTGGGTTTAATACATTCTTGCCCAAAGGATATGAAATTACCCTAACTGACGAGGAAGAGGCTCCAGCAAAGAGGACTGTTGAGTTTGAGGAGGCTATTAGTTTTGTCAATAAGATCAAGGTggtaaattttgttaatatgcAGGATTTAGCTTATGAGAAAGTCCAGTAATATGATTTTATATCCATGGTTTTTAACCTGCAGAGACGTTTTCAAAATGACGATCACGTGTATAAATCTTTCTTGGACATTTTGAATATGTACCGGAAAGAACATAAGGGTATAAAGCAGGTTTACGAAGAGGTCTGCTTCTCTGCTGTTATCAATTcctattctttttttaaatattaggtCCTAATATCTGTAGTTTCAGGTTGCAGCACTTTTTGAGGACCACCCCGACCTTCTTGATGAATTCACGAGATTTCTGCCAGATACTTCATCCACAGTGTCAGCTCCTCAGGCTTCTTTTGGACGGCATTCTTTTCATCGTTATGATGAGAGGAGCTCTGCCCTACCCACAACAGGACAGTCTCATGTTGATAAGGTTTCTTTCTCTACATTTATTTAAGCACATGATTTGTATTTTCCTTGCTAAAATGGATGTCACATAAATCTTTAGCAGCGGCCGCGAAGGGATAGGATCATAGGTCCCCATGGAGAAAGAGATCTTAGTGTTGAACGTCctgatgttgatgatgataAAAGCGTTATGCGATTGCACAAAGAGCTGAAGAAACATTCTGAAAAAGACAATAGGGATACGAAAAACCGTGATCCTGATGACAGAGATCCTGACATCGAGAACAATAAGGACGCTACCATGCATCGGCTTTCCGAGAAAAGAAAATCTGTTCGGAAAGACTATGGGGATGATAAAGATGCATCAAAAAGTGAGTGCATTTATTTTTCGGCTTCTTTACATATATGGAAGAGCTGGTTaggttttatgtttttaatcaTCATTTTGCACCACAAATTCTTGAAGTTCTGATACGGAAATATCAAATATCCTCACTTCAATATACCTCCAATACTCCAAAAGAGGAAAGGGGAAAAAggtgaaaaaaagaaattgaaatacaAAGGAGGAGAAGTCTCACTGCCTCTTTTGTCATATTTGGCTTGGTACTTATGCTCAGTTTTGTTTGTTCATTCAAGGTATGTACAGCCATGAGTTCGACTTTTGTGAAAAGGTGAAGGAGAGGTTGCGCAGTGCGGATGATTACCAAGCATTTTTGAAATGCCTTCACATTTACAGTACAGAAATCATTACAAGAAAGGAATTACAGAGTTTGGTATGGACATCGTGTGAATCACCATTTAGTGTATACCTAGGTCTTTATAAATACTAGAATACTTACCTACCAatcatttttagtttcttcttactttcagaaagtttagtgTCTTCTGATTTTCCCCATGTTTCCATATtcagtatttatttatgcttttaattttagttgcaTTCACAATCCATAGTTTCTTGATTGAGCGACATTATTTTAGTTGCATTCACAATCCGTAGTTTCTTTCGGCATAGATTGTTTTAAGTTATTTAGGATAAGACATTTTTTCCTCCTCTAGGTATTGtgtttaaaaacataaatgttAGTTGGATATGTTCATGAGTTCATTTTTTCCAGTTCTTATACAAGGTTTTTTCAGGTTTCTGATTTACTTGGTAAATTTCCTGATCTCATGGAAGGCTTCAAGGAATTTTTGGAGCACTGTGAGCGTTTAGGTAATCATAGATTCTGATTTGAAGAGCTTgtaattttgattgaattgtTTCGTTGCTAAGCAAGTTTGTATTCTGCAGAGGGTTTCTTGGCTGGTGTTATGGGCAAAAGTATGTAACAATTCCCTTTATATACTCTTGCATCTACAAAATAATTCCTTTTTCTGTTGTATCAATTGCCAGTGCACCCCCCCCCCCCGACAGTACAACTGTTGCAGGTATCAGCTATCACTAAGCTTTTTGGATTCTTATTCTGAGAATTTTCTTGATAGCAGAAACATTATGGAATGAAGGAAATACTTCAAAATCTATCAAAATAgaggaaaaagagaaagaaccAAAACGTGAAGTGGAAGGAGGGAAAGAGAAAGATAGATACAATTTGAAATACTGGGGAAAGTCCATTCAAGAGCTGGACCTTTCCAATTGTCAACGCTGCTCCCCCAGTTATCGGCTTCTTCCAGAAGATGTGAGAATGATTTGTGCTTATTTTGAAACATGGTTAAGAAGTAATGGCTGTCTCTTTCTAATATTTTGTTATCACGGATTTTCTCTTGCAGTATCCAATACCCTTAGCTAGCCAGAGGTCAGAGCTTGGTGCTCAAGTTTTGAATGATCACTGGGTGTCGGTGACATCTGGTAGTGAGGATTATTCTTTTAAACACATGCGAAGAAACCAGTACGAAGAAAGCCTCTTTAGGTGTGAAGATGATAGGTATGCTGCCAAAGACTTTGGCCACCTAGTCCTCTATATGCTTAACTACTAGTGGTATAGCTAGTGTGATgtttattatacttttattcGCTGCATAGGGCTGTGTCCCCTTGTATTTCTGCAACCCCGTATATGATATAGTGTAATGAAAGTGCATCTCGGAAATTCCTTAGGGGATGTTGATTTTTGTCCcgtttgatttgatttatgtATCAGATTTGAGCTAGACTTGTTATTGGAGTCTGTCAGTTCAACCGCAAAGCGAGCAGAGGAGCTTTTGAACAGTATTACTAACAAATCAACTGATTCAGACAGTCATATACGGATCGAAGACCATTTTACAGGTTTGTCATTGTGGAGTATTGAGTAGGAACTTATTTCAAAAGAGCTATTCAACTCTGACCTCCCCCAACCCCCTAAAAACCTAGCAAAAGTGTAGAGGTATTCATATCATCATATCAATGATAAAGGGGtgcttctctttctttttgtaGCTCTGAATTTAAGATGCATTGAACGCCTATACGGTGACCATGGTCTTGATGTGATGGACATTTTGCGTAAAAATCCGTCTCATGCATTGCCTGTTGTCCTAACCCGACTTAAGCAGAAGCAGGAGGACTGGACCAAGTGTCGTTTggattttaacaaaatttgggCTGACATATATTCTAAGAACCATTACAAATCTCTTGACCACCGAAGTTTCTACTTCAAGCAACAAGATTCAAAGAACTTGAGCACAAAAGGTGAGTTTGGACCTATAGTATATTCTTCCAGTTGTTAATGTTGTTCTATATAAGGATTGTTACTGAACCCTAAAGCAGTAAACAAATTGTACTTAGGTTCGGTTTAGTATGATAAGCACTAGGTTTTTTGCTATCTGCTTTCCTTTAGGACTTGAAGTCTTTGCCATTGTTTGTTTTTCTGAGCACCCCCCTCCCCCACTACACATGCTCACACACCTCTCTTCCTCAAATTGTTATATTCTGTTAAGCTTGGTACTGCTATGTTTTTACCTCTTGAATCTTCTATTTCCTACTGTCACTAAGAACCTTTAGTTATTTGTGAAATCATATGTCAGTCTACCCTTTTGTTGTGGCTTCTTAGTACTATTAGCATCACTGTCATGGTGTATAAGTATAAGTCACTTGTGTGCAACAATCTGCTATTCATCTTCCTTCTGCTAAGATACTTTTCATCCTTTTGATGGTCAGCCATAGTTCTAATTTGTTAATGAGGCTAGGTATTGAACAATTGGCATGAGGTCAATATAGTTATCCATAAATCATCCGGAAACCATATACTACAAATCAAAGATATTTgcctttttttctatcttactttttctGAAAAGATATTGATTCATGCTCTCAATGGGCAGCTTTAGTGgcagaaataaaagaaatcaaGGAGAAAAGGCAGAAAGAGGATAGTGTGCTACTTAGTATTGTTGCTGGAAATAGACACTCTATTGTTCCAGacattgaatttgaatattctGATGCTGAGATTCATGATGATGTTTATAAGATTATCGAATACTCATGCGAAGAAGTCTGCTCAACAAAAGAACagatcaataaaattttgagattCTGGACAACTTTTCTTGAGCCAATGCTGGGCATTCACTCCAGGCCACAGTCAAATGTGGCTACCAAAGATGATGCTTCAAAGCATCAAACGATTAAGCATACTGTCACAGGCACAACAGAAAGTGAAGATAGTCCCCATGCTGATGCTTCTGTGACGAACTTTAAGCAACCAAAACCCAACTGCAATGGTGAATTGTCTACTTCTCCTCAACACAATTCAGGCAGGCTTAGCTTAAAGAATGTAGATGCTAAGGTAGGGCTTACAGCTGGTGAAAGATTAACCAACACTGATGCAGCTCTTTCTTCTGGATCAGATGCTAATCTTGGTATGTATGCATTTAGGATACATAATGAAGCATTTATAAATTCTGATGCTTAAGTTCGCAGTAGTGATTTGTGAAAATTGTTTCACACATACAATTTTAGCGGACAGACAATAGaatctataatttaatttactttgtcttctcttaattaatttaaaagctTTACAATTTCAAGGGCATGGTGCAAACCTATTGCGATTAAATAATGGCCACTCTGAGGAAAATAATGGAGCCAAACCTATCACAGGAGATTTACACTCTTTAGAGGTATGCACATAAAACTTTTTGGGTAGACATTCAGATCACAGTTATGCTTCCCCTTTTtgccccccccccccccccccattCAATACTTGTGCTATATATGTGCATGCCCTCTCTGTGTTGGGTTGCTATGTTTATATCTTTGGTTTTGATATGTAAACTGTTGTACTTTGTACGTATTCAGTTGGTTCTCAAACTAATTCTTGTGGGAACAGGCTGGGGAGACTGTGAGATTGAATCAATTGAAAAATGGTGAGCTTGCAGAAGGATCTAGACTAACTGCATACAAGGAAGATGTGATTGGTCcttataaaaatgagaaagaagaGGGTGAGCTGTCCCCTAATGGGGATTTTGAAGATAATTATGGTGCCTATCAGGATGATACTTCACCAACATTGCCTCTGAAAAATTGTGGCACTGATGGCATGCAACATGAAACAGGGATTCGTGAAGAGAATTGTGCAGATGCTGCAGGTGAAAACGATGAGGATGCAGATGATGAGGAGAGTGAGAATGTTTCTGAGGCTGGAGAAGATGTTTCAGGCAGTGAGTCTGCTGCAGATGATTGCTCACGTGAAGAGCATGATGAAGAGGACGATGGAGAGCACGACCTTAATGGTAAAGCCGAGAGTGAAGGTGAGGCAGAGAACAATAGCGAAGCTCACGATACAGGAGCAGATGGTGCATCAGTACCACAGTCCGAACGTTTTCTTATGACCTGCAAACCTCTGTCAAAGTACGCGGCATCTCCAATTCTAGGTGCTGGGAAGAAGGATCAGCGgtttttttatggaaatgaCACCTTTTATGTGTTGTTTCGGCTGCATCAGGTATGaagttatgatttttttgtgcaCTTATTTTCTCATGGTAGTTGTATTGCAACTCTTGATCAAGTTAGACTTTGTGATCATGAGAGGGGAAAGTTCATAAAATGATCATAGAAACTCTATGAAGCAGCAAAGATGCTTCATTGGTTAAGCATTTCCTATGATATTGATTTTAATGCTGaataatattcttttctaTGTTACCAGACACTGTATGAGAGAATATTGTCAGCTAAGGTGAATTCATTATCTGCTGAAAGTAAATGGCGAACAACAAATGATGATAGTTCTGATCCTTATGCCAGGTAACTTGAAGGCATAGTATAATTTCTGAAGTTCTTGTAGCCATATTGCTTAACTTATTTAGCTGTAAGTTGTGTGCAGGTTCACGAGCTCATTGTTTAATTTACTTGATGGATCTTCTGATAATACGAAATTTGAAGATGATTGTCGATCATTGATTGGAAACCAGTCTTATATGCTCTTCACTTTAGATAAGTTAATATATAAGCTGGTCAAACAGGTAAACTTCATTAGCTTCTTCTGGATTTTCCTAAGTTCAATACCCTCATATTACTTAAGTACTTTACTTCCTTTGCAGCTCCAAACTGTTTCAAGTGATGAAGTGGACTGTAAGCTTATTCAGTTGTATGAATATGAAGATTCTAGAAAACCTGAGAAGTATGTTGATTCAGTTTATTACGAAAACGTCCATGTCCTCTTGCATGAAGAGAACATATACCGGTTTCAGTGTGTAGGTTTCACTTAATAAATAGCTTTCCTTAAACCCATTAACTTGCTTTGTGTATTACCTATGAATTTGTTGCTCAGTTGTTTCATGTTTCTTGTAGACGACTTCACCCACTCGCTTATCTATCCAATTAATGGATGACGGAAATGAGAAGTCAGAAGTAGTTGCTGTTTCAGTAGATCCTAATTTTTCATCCTATCTTCATAACGATTATCTTTCGGTTGCTCGCGGGAAAAAGTTGTCATCACCAGTAATGCTGAATAGGTATTGATATCAGTCCAATCTTGAAATAGAGGAGCGTCCCTTTCTTTTAAGAAATGGTTAAATTCCATGGATTGACGCCCTGGCATTCCTGAACCAAATGTATAAATCAGCAGGGATGGTTGCAGTTGTTTCCTTACATGTAAACACTTTGGTCTtttggaatattaaatatggCATGAATTGAACCTGTGGATTACTGGGATCATACATGGTTGTCACAGCAATAAGTTCTTTTTGCTTATTTATTTGCTGGACTTTTATGATATAGTGTATAGCTTGTGCACTTCTGCATTTGATTTTGTACAGTTACCAATTACGTATATGCCACTTTCTTGTAATTTCCACGTGGTAACCGGAATGATTAGAAAGGAAAACACTTGATTGCGTGCAATTTGAAAGAACATTGATTTTGGTAAGGTTATGCCTTGTAAACGATTTTAGGGATCTGAAACATTTATAGCTACTCCCTACTACTATTGCTCCTTCAAACTGAACTATTTCCAGGCTAAATTAATGACAAGAAGACGGGAAAGATATACTTACCGGATAATCAATTTTCTCTTGAGCTAGATATTTCACGAACTGCTCAATTTTGATTGGTTCATCTCAAAGCCTGATTGGCTTGTAACACGTTGCAGGAATTTGCAAAAGTATGCTAACCTTGATGAATCTACCGCACTATCTATGGCTACCGAAAATGTTATGATAATGCATGGGTTGGAATGCAAGATGGCTGCCTCCTCATTCAAGGTATTATTCATCTTTTCCCTTTTGTATATGTTGGGAGTTTGAGTCAATAACTGTTCACACtttatataaaaagtgaaatatgtaCACTTTCATAGGAACCAGGTAAATCATTCTTGTGTTACCAATACAAATAAGGATTTCTAATCTAGCAAATCTTTGAGGAACAGACTCAACCACCAATAACTAATATCTTAATCCAA
The nucleotide sequence above comes from Salvia hispanica cultivar TCC Black 2014 chromosome 5, UniMelb_Shisp_WGS_1.0, whole genome shotgun sequence. Encoded proteins:
- the LOC125186701 gene encoding paired amphipathic helix protein Sin3-like 2 isoform X7, with amino-acid sequence MKRLRDDVFLNPQFKRPFGSSSRGESYGLPNPPIAGGGGGMDGVGAVGGGGGGAGGSVNGGGGTAVTAGGAQKLTTNDALSYLKDVKDMFQDQREKYDRFLDVMKDFKAQRIDTAGVIARVKELFKGHPNLILGFNTFLPKGYEITLTDEEEAPAKRTVEFEEAISFVNKIKRRFQNDDHVYKSFLDILNMYRKEHKGIKQVYEEVAALFEDHPDLLDEFTRFLPDTSSTVSAPQASFGRHSFHRYDERSSALPTTGQSHVDKQRPRRDRIIGPHGERDLSVERPDVDDDKSVMRLHKELKKHSEKDNRDTKNRDPDDRDPDIENNKDATMHRLSEKRKSVRKDYGDDKDASKSMYSHEFDFCEKVKERLRSADDYQAFLKCLHIYSTEIITRKELQSLVSDLLGKFPDLMEGFKEFLEHCERLEGFLAGVMGKTETLWNEGNTSKSIKIEEKEKEPKREVEGGKEKDRYNLKYWGKSIQELDLSNCQRCSPSYRLLPEDYPIPLASQRSELGAQVLNDHWVSVTSGSEDYSFKHMRRNQYEESLFRCEDDRFELDLLLESVSSTAKRAEELLNSITNKSTDSDSHIRIEDHFTALNLRCIERLYGDHGLDVMDILRKNPSHALPVVLTRLKQKQEDWTKCRLDFNKIWADIYSKNHYKSLDHRSFYFKQQDSKNLSTKALVAEIKEIKEKRQKEDSVLLSIVAGNRHSIVPDIEFEYSDAEIHDDVYKIIEYSCEEVCSTKEQINKILRFWTTFLEPMLGIHSRPQSNVATKDDASKHQTIKHTVTGTTESEDSPHADASVTNFKQPKPNCNGELSTSPQHNSGRLSLKNVDAKVGLTAGERLTNTDAALSSGSDANLALQFQGHGANLLRLNNGHSEENNGAKPITGDLHSLEAGETVRLNQLKNGELAEGSRLTAYKEDVIGPYKNEKEEGELSPNGDFEDNYGIREENCADAAGENDEDADDEESENVSEAGEDVSGSESAADDCSREEHDEEDDGEHDLNGKAESEGEAENNSEAHDTGADGASVPQSERFLMTCKPLSKYAASPILGAGKKDQRFFYGNDTFYVLFRLHQTLYERILSAKVNSLSAESKWRTTNDDSSDPYARFTSSLFNLLDGSSDNTKFEDDCRSLIGNQSYMLFTLDKLIYKLVKQLQTVSSDEVDCKLIQLYEYEDSRKPEKYVDSVYYENVHVLLHEENIYRFQCTTSPTRLSIQLMDDGNEKSEVVAVSVDPNFSSYLHNDYLSVARGKKLSSPVMLNRNLQKYANLDESTALSMATENVMIMHGLECKMAASSFKISYVLDTEDSFIRLGRRRENKPAGSHAQTRVQRFRGFLAASL
- the LOC125186701 gene encoding paired amphipathic helix protein Sin3-like 2 isoform X6; translated protein: MKRLRDDVFLNPQFKRPFGSSSRGESYGLPNPPIAGGGGGMDGVGAVGGGGGGAGGSVNGGGGTAVTAGGAQKLTTNDALSYLKDVKDMFQDQREKYDRFLDVMKDFKAQRIDTAGVIARVKELFKGHPNLILGFNTFLPKGYEITLTDEEEAPAKRTVEFEEAISFVNKIKRRFQNDDHVYKSFLDILNMYRKEHKGIKQVYEEVAALFEDHPDLLDEFTRFLPDTSSTVSAPQASFGRHSFHRYDERSSALPTTGQSHVDKQRPRRDRIIGPHGERDLSVERPDVDDDKSVMRLHKELKKHSEKDNRDTKNRDPDDRDPDIENNKDATMHRLSEKRKSVRKDYGDDKDASKSMYSHEFDFCEKVKERLRSADDYQAFLKCLHIYSTEIITRKELQSLVSDLLGKFPDLMEGFKEFLEHCERLEGFLAGVMGKKTLWNEGNTSKSIKIEEKEKEPKREVEGGKEKDRYNLKYWGKSIQELDLSNCQRCSPSYRLLPEDYPIPLASQRSELGAQVLNDHWVSVTSGSEDYSFKHMRRNQYEESLFRCEDDRFELDLLLESVSSTAKRAEELLNSITNKSTDSDSHIRIEDHFTALNLRCIERLYGDHGLDVMDILRKNPSHALPVVLTRLKQKQEDWTKCRLDFNKIWADIYSKNHYKSLDHRSFYFKQQDSKNLSTKALVAEIKEIKEKRQKEDSVLLSIVAGNRHSIVPDIEFEYSDAEIHDDVYKIIEYSCEEVCSTKEQINKILRFWTTFLEPMLGIHSRPQSNVATKDDASKHQTIKHTVTGTTESEDSPHADASVTNFKQPKPNCNGELSTSPQHNSGRLSLKNVDAKVGLTAGERLTNTDAALSSGSDANLGHGANLLRLNNGHSEENNGAKPITGDLHSLEAGETVRLNQLKNGELAEGSRLTAYKEDVIGPYKNEKEEGELSPNGDFEDNYGAYQDDTSPTLPLKNCGTDGMQHETGIREENCADAAGENDEDADDEESENVSEAGEDVSGSESAADDCSREEHDEEDDGEHDLNGKAESEGEAENNSEAHDTGADGASVPQSERFLMTCKPLSKYAASPILGAGKKDQRFFYGNDTFYVLFRLHQTLYERILSAKVNSLSAESKWRTTNDDSSDPYARFTSSLFNLLDGSSDNTKFEDDCRSLIGNQSYMLFTLDKLIYKLVKQLQTVSSDEVDCKLIQLYEYEDSRKPEKYVDSVYYENVHVLLHEENIYRFQCTTSPTRLSIQLMDDGNEKSEVVAVSVDPNFSSYLHNDYLSVARGKKLSSPVMLNRNLQKYANLDESTALSMATENVMIMHGLECKMAASSFKISYVLDTEDSFIRLGRRRENKPAGSHAQTRVQRFRGFLAASL
- the LOC125186701 gene encoding paired amphipathic helix protein Sin3-like 2 isoform X3, with product MKRLRDDVFLNPQFKRPFGSSSRGESYGLPNPPIAGGGGGMDGVGAVGGGGGGAGGSVNGGGGTAVTAGGAQKLTTNDALSYLKDVKDMFQDQREKYDRFLDVMKDFKAQRIDTAGVIARVKELFKGHPNLILGFNTFLPKGYEITLTDEEEAPAKRTVEFEEAISFVNKIKRRFQNDDHVYKSFLDILNMYRKEHKGIKQVYEEVAALFEDHPDLLDEFTRFLPDTSSTVSAPQASFGRHSFHRYDERSSALPTTGQSHVDKRPRRDRIIGPHGERDLSVERPDVDDDKSVMRLHKELKKHSEKDNRDTKNRDPDDRDPDIENNKDATMHRLSEKRKSVRKDYGDDKDASKSMYSHEFDFCEKVKERLRSADDYQAFLKCLHIYSTEIITRKELQSLVSDLLGKFPDLMEGFKEFLEHCERLEGFLAGVMGKTETLWNEGNTSKSIKIEEKEKEPKREVEGGKEKDRYNLKYWGKSIQELDLSNCQRCSPSYRLLPEDYPIPLASQRSELGAQVLNDHWVSVTSGSEDYSFKHMRRNQYEESLFRCEDDRFELDLLLESVSSTAKRAEELLNSITNKSTDSDSHIRIEDHFTALNLRCIERLYGDHGLDVMDILRKNPSHALPVVLTRLKQKQEDWTKCRLDFNKIWADIYSKNHYKSLDHRSFYFKQQDSKNLSTKALVAEIKEIKEKRQKEDSVLLSIVAGNRHSIVPDIEFEYSDAEIHDDVYKIIEYSCEEVCSTKEQINKILRFWTTFLEPMLGIHSRPQSNVATKDDASKHQTIKHTVTGTTESEDSPHADASVTNFKQPKPNCNGELSTSPQHNSGRLSLKNVDAKVGLTAGERLTNTDAALSSGSDANLALQFQGHGANLLRLNNGHSEENNGAKPITGDLHSLEAGETVRLNQLKNGELAEGSRLTAYKEDVIGPYKNEKEEGELSPNGDFEDNYGAYQDDTSPTLPLKNCGTDGMQHETGIREENCADAAGENDEDADDEESENVSEAGEDVSGSESAADDCSREEHDEEDDGEHDLNGKAESEGEAENNSEAHDTGADGASVPQSERFLMTCKPLSKYAASPILGAGKKDQRFFYGNDTFYVLFRLHQTLYERILSAKVNSLSAESKWRTTNDDSSDPYARFTSSLFNLLDGSSDNTKFEDDCRSLIGNQSYMLFTLDKLIYKLVKQLQTVSSDEVDCKLIQLYEYEDSRKPEKYVDSVYYENVHVLLHEENIYRFQCTTSPTRLSIQLMDDGNEKSEVVAVSVDPNFSSYLHNDYLSVARGKKLSSPVMLNRNLQKYANLDESTALSMATENVMIMHGLECKMAASSFKISYVLDTEDSFIRLGRRRENKPAGSHAQTRVQRFRGFLAASL
- the LOC125186701 gene encoding paired amphipathic helix protein Sin3-like 2 isoform X4, translated to MKRLRDDVFLNPQFKRPFGSSSRGESYGLPNPPIAGGGGGMDGVGAVGGGGGGAGGSVNGGGGTAVTAGGAQKLTTNDALSYLKDVKDMFQDQREKYDRFLDVMKDFKAQRIDTAGVIARVKELFKGHPNLILGFNTFLPKGYEITLTDEEEAPAKRTVEFEEAISFVNKIKRRFQNDDHVYKSFLDILNMYRKEHKGIKQVYEEVAALFEDHPDLLDEFTRFLPDTSSTVSAPQASFGRHSFHRYDERSSALPTTGQSHVDKRPRRDRIIGPHGERDLSVERPDVDDDKSVMRLHKELKKHSEKDNRDTKNRDPDDRDPDIENNKDATMHRLSEKRKSVRKDYGDDKDASKSMYSHEFDFCEKVKERLRSADDYQAFLKCLHIYSTEIITRKELQSLVSDLLGKFPDLMEGFKEFLEHCERLEGFLAGVMGKKTLWNEGNTSKSIKIEEKEKEPKREVEGGKEKDRYNLKYWGKSIQELDLSNCQRCSPSYRLLPEDYPIPLASQRSELGAQVLNDHWVSVTSGSEDYSFKHMRRNQYEESLFRCEDDRFELDLLLESVSSTAKRAEELLNSITNKSTDSDSHIRIEDHFTALNLRCIERLYGDHGLDVMDILRKNPSHALPVVLTRLKQKQEDWTKCRLDFNKIWADIYSKNHYKSLDHRSFYFKQQDSKNLSTKALVAEIKEIKEKRQKEDSVLLSIVAGNRHSIVPDIEFEYSDAEIHDDVYKIIEYSCEEVCSTKEQINKILRFWTTFLEPMLGIHSRPQSNVATKDDASKHQTIKHTVTGTTESEDSPHADASVTNFKQPKPNCNGELSTSPQHNSGRLSLKNVDAKVGLTAGERLTNTDAALSSGSDANLALQFQGHGANLLRLNNGHSEENNGAKPITGDLHSLEAGETVRLNQLKNGELAEGSRLTAYKEDVIGPYKNEKEEGELSPNGDFEDNYGAYQDDTSPTLPLKNCGTDGMQHETGIREENCADAAGENDEDADDEESENVSEAGEDVSGSESAADDCSREEHDEEDDGEHDLNGKAESEGEAENNSEAHDTGADGASVPQSERFLMTCKPLSKYAASPILGAGKKDQRFFYGNDTFYVLFRLHQTLYERILSAKVNSLSAESKWRTTNDDSSDPYARFTSSLFNLLDGSSDNTKFEDDCRSLIGNQSYMLFTLDKLIYKLVKQLQTVSSDEVDCKLIQLYEYEDSRKPEKYVDSVYYENVHVLLHEENIYRFQCTTSPTRLSIQLMDDGNEKSEVVAVSVDPNFSSYLHNDYLSVARGKKLSSPVMLNRNLQKYANLDESTALSMATENVMIMHGLECKMAASSFKISYVLDTEDSFIRLGRRRENKPAGSHAQTRVQRFRGFLAASL
- the LOC125186701 gene encoding paired amphipathic helix protein Sin3-like 2 isoform X1, which codes for MKRLRDDVFLNPQFKRPFGSSSRGESYGLPNPPIAGGGGGMDGVGAVGGGGGGAGGSVNGGGGTAVTAGGAQKLTTNDALSYLKDVKDMFQDQREKYDRFLDVMKDFKAQRIDTAGVIARVKELFKGHPNLILGFNTFLPKGYEITLTDEEEAPAKRTVEFEEAISFVNKIKRRFQNDDHVYKSFLDILNMYRKEHKGIKQVYEEVAALFEDHPDLLDEFTRFLPDTSSTVSAPQASFGRHSFHRYDERSSALPTTGQSHVDKQRPRRDRIIGPHGERDLSVERPDVDDDKSVMRLHKELKKHSEKDNRDTKNRDPDDRDPDIENNKDATMHRLSEKRKSVRKDYGDDKDASKSMYSHEFDFCEKVKERLRSADDYQAFLKCLHIYSTEIITRKELQSLVSDLLGKFPDLMEGFKEFLEHCERLEGFLAGVMGKTETLWNEGNTSKSIKIEEKEKEPKREVEGGKEKDRYNLKYWGKSIQELDLSNCQRCSPSYRLLPEDYPIPLASQRSELGAQVLNDHWVSVTSGSEDYSFKHMRRNQYEESLFRCEDDRFELDLLLESVSSTAKRAEELLNSITNKSTDSDSHIRIEDHFTALNLRCIERLYGDHGLDVMDILRKNPSHALPVVLTRLKQKQEDWTKCRLDFNKIWADIYSKNHYKSLDHRSFYFKQQDSKNLSTKALVAEIKEIKEKRQKEDSVLLSIVAGNRHSIVPDIEFEYSDAEIHDDVYKIIEYSCEEVCSTKEQINKILRFWTTFLEPMLGIHSRPQSNVATKDDASKHQTIKHTVTGTTESEDSPHADASVTNFKQPKPNCNGELSTSPQHNSGRLSLKNVDAKVGLTAGERLTNTDAALSSGSDANLALQFQGHGANLLRLNNGHSEENNGAKPITGDLHSLEAGETVRLNQLKNGELAEGSRLTAYKEDVIGPYKNEKEEGELSPNGDFEDNYGAYQDDTSPTLPLKNCGTDGMQHETGIREENCADAAGENDEDADDEESENVSEAGEDVSGSESAADDCSREEHDEEDDGEHDLNGKAESEGEAENNSEAHDTGADGASVPQSERFLMTCKPLSKYAASPILGAGKKDQRFFYGNDTFYVLFRLHQTLYERILSAKVNSLSAESKWRTTNDDSSDPYARFTSSLFNLLDGSSDNTKFEDDCRSLIGNQSYMLFTLDKLIYKLVKQLQTVSSDEVDCKLIQLYEYEDSRKPEKYVDSVYYENVHVLLHEENIYRFQCTTSPTRLSIQLMDDGNEKSEVVAVSVDPNFSSYLHNDYLSVARGKKLSSPVMLNRNLQKYANLDESTALSMATENVMIMHGLECKMAASSFKISYVLDTEDSFIRLGRRRENKPAGSHAQTRVQRFRGFLAASL